TCCTacatggcagagggttggactagatgacgctgcaactctatgattctttgttgTTAGGTGTGTCTGCTATTTTGCTGTTATTTTGTTAGTCATACAGGAGGGCTTTTAACTTGGTGGTGGAAGCTGTCTTAAGAATCTTGTACTGAAAGAaagttatttttttagaaaaagagagaaatagactAATGAAGTTAAAATCAAGAACAGGGCAGGAATTGTCAAATTCTAGTTGGTGGTGATACCACAGAAAAATCTGGTCTGAAATGTGGAAGGGTAGGGGAAAGAGATGTCAAAAAAGAAGCATGTTAACAGGTTTCAAAGAGGGTAGCCGAACATGCCATAGTTCTTCAGATGCAACTAAGAGGAACACTCTTCAGGCTACATTAGAATCTGCTTTTTATCACATCTTCATTGATGGGaaatggctcttcagggtttcaaatAGCAGCCTCtgtcaggcctacctggagatgccctaGATTgcacctgggacctcctgcatgcaaaacagtttCCCTCAAACATTCTACCAAGTCAAGAATGCACTTTTGCAGGTAGTGGCCCATCTGTTTAATTTTATGATTTCTACGTCTGAAAGCAAGAAaccaacaaagaaagaaagaaaaaggaggaagggcCTTCCAGTCTTGCAGAATTGGGTGTAATACACTTATCTGCACACCTGCTTTAGAATCAACTGTCCCCTATCCTGTACTATGGTCACAACCCCATTTAAATATAACTTTTGTCTTAGCATTGCTGTGTGTGCTTTATTCATCCCTTTCAGGCAAATTTGTAACTCTTggaatgttttgggactacaattcccatcatcactagcttacaggaccagtggtctgggatgatgggaattgtagtcccaaacatctggagggctggagtttgcctatgcctgccctagggcTCAAAATAAAATGGTAAAGAAGAACTGTTCCGTTTGCACAAGGTTATGAGCTGATGTCATTTATCacagcagcttacagataaaaataagaactgctaaaaacacagaaaattTAGAATTGGAATGTCACTGTTCTGTAACAGTTACTTAATATTTGGTTCAATTAAGTACAATGCTTGAAAAATGCTTGTTATTTGCCCATACATGTCCAGTCAGTTGGCCAATCCACCCTGAAGCGTGGGGGAGGGACTGAAGCAGCCTGCATTGCTTTACCTAGTTGGCCTGCAGAGATATTCCCTCTGGGCACACTTCTGTAGCTCAGGAGCCTCAGGCTGCCCTCCAGGCTTTCATCGCTCTCCTCAGGCTGGTTGAGAGGCCTGGAGGTGTAGGAATCCTCTTGTGGAGCGTGCAGCTGTCTCAGGGGTTGCAAAGTGGGAAAAGACTCTTTGCACAGCAGTAGCTGGAGCCTCTCTAGCTCTCGGTAGACCTTAAAGACAGGAGGAGGAGTAAGTTGGCAGGGTGGGGGGCTCAAATAAGAAGTCACAGTAATTTCCCAGAATACCCAGCAAGGAAAAAAAAAGTTGGGGGGCAACCCCCTTGCAGACAGAAAGTCACATTCTTTCCTTGGATCTATTTGTTCCTCCCCCATTGCTGGCCTTGACACTCAGGGCACTGCTAAGGCCCAAAGGACAGAAGGCAGTATATACAGTGCAGCCTCCCCCAGCCGGGACCCTCCAAATGgttttagactccagctcccatcagccccagccccagatgctgggaactggagtGCAACCTCATCTGCAGAGCATCAAGCTGGGAAACAGCAGAAACCACAGTACCAGTATAGAACCAACAGCTGTGGGTATAAAAGAAAATGCAAGGTACAGTAAATATGACAGCAGGTGAAGCAGGAGCCCCAAACACTTATTCGCTGTTCCTAGAGCACTGGCTGCCGCCTGCACTCCCCGTTACAGTGGATGTTAGACCTGTCAGGACTGATGGACAGAAGGACTTGTCCATAACGGCTTCCTGGGGCTGCAGCTCCTCTGTGGCACCTCGCCCCTGACCaggcaagctggggatgggggggggggatgggaatcCAACAACCTCCGGAAGGCAGCAGGTTTCctagccctgccctgtggaataagTATgtgtctcctccccctcccttaatGCTTGTGGTTTCCCACCTATTTAAAATATTATGGCCCTGCTCACAGAAATGTGCAGGTAAGGAAGAAACACATATATTCCAATTCACAGACTAAAATTCAGCCAGGACTGGAAAGTATCTTTACTGGCTCAGCTCCAAGCTCACCAGTAGTTGGCACAGAGGGGACTCCCAACAATTATGAACAATGCCCAGGCTTTGACTTTTGAGAGTGGGATTCTGTAATTGTGGGGGCACAAATAATACATAAACACCCTTGCTTGCCCAAATGGCTTTGGTAAGAGGGTGAACACCACCAGTGTGAGTTTTCCTCACAGCAAACATGAAACATGGCTAACTATTATTGAGGACCTATTTGTAATGTCAAAGCAAGCTTTGCATATCCATCTTTTAGGACATTTATTGTGGGTCAAAATAGGCAGATGAAATATCACATTAAAAACTTGCAGACACCGAGTGGTTTTGCAAATTCTTCAccataagagagagaaaaatatgtaACTGCAGGCTGCAATCTTTGACGCTTATATAGCTCTTGGCTGTAAGAGATCTGGCTCCAACTGCTTGACTTAAGTCCTTTCTAATGAATGGCTCCTCTGTTATGGACTGTTGAAAAACATCCCAACTGCTAAGAAGGTTTTAAAAATGAGCATAAAAGCTGTATGGAAAGATGGGGTTTAGAAAAAAAGGAAGCAGTGGACCAACAGTATGTAAATGTTGTGTCATCTGTGCGTGCGTTTATATAAAACCAAACACTACAGAGACAGAATAGCAAATAGTATGCAAGAGTAATGTGAACCTGAATGGGGAATGAACTTGGAAGTGAAAcgcaaaaacacacaaaaccagaACCACAGATTTACCCTGGTGTCCCACTTCTTTTTCCTATTTCACAggtgggtccaaggcagggattTGTCCAATCCAAACCCAGCTTAGTTTACTTGAGCTCCCAGAGAAAAGACCtagatcagggctggggaacattTGGCTCTCCAGTTGTTGGTGGACGACTTCTATCattcctgggatctgtagtccagcaacaaccagagggccacaggttctccatccttggccAAAATGCTCCAGCTCCCTCCTTCATGCCACCTACCTCTGTCATTGGGGGCCGGTGCTTGGCCCTTGGGTGGAGGCACCGGCAAGCCAGGCTGCCCAGTGCTGTGCCCAGTTGTTCTGGACAGGGCCCGGCCCGCGGGTCTGCGTGCTTCTGGTACAGATGAGTGCCAAGCTGAGCAACTTGGGACAGGCTGGAAGAAGTTGTGGCCGAGGACAGCTGGgcttcctgctcctcttcctcctcattcaGAAGATCTTTCTGAAGGCAGAGAGAGGGATCATCCGTCGGAAAAAGAGGAGGTGGGAAAGCCAGCAAGGATGGAGCAGCATCAACACTGACTGTTCGgtgtcagaaggaaaacaagCTGCACATTAATAAATGAGTGGCaggccagggggggggggagagaataatttCTCACCAAGTACTTGCTGTGTCCACGTGAATCCAGCTCCATAGATCGTCTCCCTGTCAAGATTTCCAACAGGACCTGGTAGGGGTGGGTTGGTGGGAGGAAAAGAAGCTGCACTTAAAATAAACCGGAATGCATAgcaaggaagggaaagagaaacgggggtggggggtttcccttctttccccacaTTCTAGCTTAGCCAACCAGACAGGATCAGGCACTCTGAGGATCGCATCCCTTGGGCTCACTTCCAATGCTCAATTTGTGTATTAAAATGGAAAGCCAGCAGCTTGTTGTCAACATGGGTCGGGCTGCAGGGCCAGTAGCATCAACTCTGCACACTGACTTGACCCCCTCAAGCCCCCCCCATCCTCCCCAGTATTATGAACAGGCAACTGAGACATGGTCAATCAATTCAATTTATTGTATACAGCCAGCGACAATTTTGTGCATGTCCAATGGAAGCGCGGCCACTGACGCGTGGGTCCTTTTGcacccagaagagggcagaatggaAGTGGAACAAGCTTATGCGCACTCCTCTGATGCATGTGGGGGCCAGGAACAGAATCCCCACACAAAATAGTCACTGCCTGTATAGTCTAAGGCCTTCACGATGAACAACAGAGGGCAAAAGCAAGGCATTCCTCTAAAACCACACAACGCAAATCTATAAAACTCTACAGCATAAAAGTCTGCaacataaaatttaaaattaCAATGCATTAACATAACTGGAATAAAGCTTCTTAGCTGCCAGGGCAAATTTGGTTACCAGATGTGTAATTTGTAGATATTTATCAGCTAAGAGTTCAACTATCACTTCCGGGTGGTATCAATCTGAGAACCAATAAAAATAGGAGATAAAAATTCTCTGGGCAGCGTATATAAGGGGCAAATCAACAAATGGTGCAAGACATCCTCGACCTGATTACATCCATAAATGCGTTTCCATGCCACCTGAGGTATTCCAAGGTATCTCCCCTCCAAGGATGCTGAGGGCACCTGCTGAAACCGAAGCTCAACAAAGGCCCTATGCAATTGTGGGGAAGTCAGCATCCCAAGGTAGTGAGGCCTTGAATGGTTGTCCTTAATTTGAGGGTCCCAAACAGAATAACAGGCAGCGATTGTGGATGCTCTGGCTTGCTTGGCGATTTCAAGCCCTAAGCTTGTACTGACCCTTTTGTACCCAACCTCCTGTCCTTAGCTGCTCCAACCAGCTGAGCTTGGTGAGAATATGGTCCTCAAAGTCTATGCCAGAGCTAAGATAGGCTAGATCAATTCTGGCCGCTATTGAGGGGAGACCCAACTCAGCTCTCGGATGAGCCAACAGAGTCCCAGGAGGAAGCCCCAATACCTGCCTCATAAATTTCTTTTGTAGGACTTCTCGTTCAGATTTGACACCAGTTCATCAAATTTCAGCCCCATAAAGCATTGGTGCAGTATTCTTTGACACACAGATATTGAGGGCAGGATTTAAAAGCTGCATAGAGGGTCTTATATGGACTTTTGATAAATTTACAAATTAGCTTATACAATACATAAACTTGATCTACCCTTCCTAAATCCTGCTTGTTCATCATGAATGATGGCTTGATTACTGTCCCATTCTTggattttatttaataaataacctAATTAGAATTTGGAGGCCACATCTAGCAGTCTAACAGGTCTATAGTTGTGAGAGTCTGAAAGGTCTCCTTTCTTGAAAATGGGAAGGACTATACTGGTACACCAGCCACCCtaaagagatgctgccagtcgtGTTTATGCATGTAAATAGTTTTGCCAAAATTGGAGAGCAGCAACTTACGTCCAAAGAGAAAACCGCCGGAGGAATCATCTTCTCCTGGTGCTTTCCCAAGCCAGTTAGGGAGAGTTAAAGGGTTCTCTGTCTTGGAGGGTTTATATTCATTTTACTTCCAAAGATGGCACTAGAATGGGCAACTCAAATTTCAGGTATTATGGGGGTGGGAGTAAAGACCCAAAAAGCTTATCCACAGAGCCTCCTTGAATTAGGTTCCAAAATTTGGATTTGTTCCTCTCAATAGGAGCGAGACCCAAAGATTTTCAACTATTTTCATAATGTACCCTTTTTTCCTCCCTTAAGAATGTTTTATATTCTCGCCATTGCTGTTGTAGAAGAGAAACGGGCAAACTGAACTTGTCTTATTAGGACACTTCTTTTTTCTTGGACTTACAGTCCCTATCAAACCAACTCCACGTGCTTGGATGTTTCAGGGTGGGAAGTAGGAATCAGAAATGGTCTACATTCCCTGGTTATATCCTGATGTAGTGCACAAATATTCCAAGTCCTTTCTAGAGTTTGCTGGTGTAGCTTTTGAAGTTTGTCTGTGGTCATCATCTGTCTGATATTACAATCAATTTGATGGGTCCATTGCAGCCTTCTCTCAGCCTGGGAGTGGCCCACCATTTCAGACTCTGTCAAGGATCTTGAATGGTAATGCTGCATTTGAAGACGAGCCTAAAGTATAATCAGCAACACACACTCCCTTGTCTGATATGTAAATATAGCAACCCTTAGAAAGGTCAAGGGGTACTATTAAAACATACCAACTGATATTTGCAAATTAAAGAAAAATGTTCATGGCCTGATTTAGTTATGGCACTGAGACACTGGCAGGGCTCTCCCCTTCACACCCCTTAGTAGCTCACTTCCATTTTGCCTTGTCTCACACACAGGACAGACAAAGTGCATAGCAGGGAAGGAGTCTTCCCCAAAGGATGCGCTCTCTATGGGCTAGAGTGTGTTAGACGATCAAGTGGTCAAGGGGCACCCCCATCCCCCAAGTTGCCAATTCCTAGTTTGTACTTTCTGTCTCTGAATGAGCTAGATAGGTGAACAAGGGCATAGCTCCAACACATCCTATGACAGTTAAGTCCTTGTAAGTGTTCCTGCAAGATAACAAGCCTTCAAAGGGTCAGAATTTTCACCTAGCACTGAATTCTTGGAAAGAACAGCTTTCCAAACAAAGCATATTCTTTCCAACACGCCAAAAGAGGGAATTTTCCTAACTCGTCATATTCTCCCTGCGCCAACCTCCCCACACTCCTGAAGTCCTGGGATGGGTGCTCAAAAGGCAAAGAAGCTGCAGGCCCAGAtgaaatacgtgtgtgtgtgtgtgtgtgtgtgtgtgtgtgtgagagagagagagagagagagagagagagagagagagagagagagagcgctttgcGAGTAATCCCTTTATAAATGAAAAGTGATATAtcgattttttaaataataaaatctcATTTTAGAAGTAGACGGAATGGACGGGAAGGAAAGTGTCCTGTCTTCATGGTGCAGTCTTTGCTaagcccctctcccctccccatgttACTCACCACACCAAAGCTGAAAACATCAATAGCAGTAGAAAGCATCCCCGTCCGGACGTACTCAGGGGGCAGGTAAGCCAGCGTGCCCCGCACAGTCTGCGTCCGGCCCAGAGAGCTGCTCAATCCTCCCTGCTTTGGTCGGCGGCTAAAACGTGCCAGCCCAAAGTCAGCCAGTCGGGGGGTGAGTGCCGCATCCAACAAGATGTTAGAGCTGCAAGTGGCAGGGAGAAATAAAGGGTTTACAACAGGCCACTATACACAGCCTCTCACATTCCATTCTCCAAAATAAGCCTCATCAAAATTTCCTGTGTGTACCAATTACATTTTGAGCAGCATACGTTCTTCATCTTGTTGCTATGAATTTTGTTCCAGTCGTCCACATTGTGAgcccagaaaaaaagaaatcaatcccAGTCCAGTCCATTTTGCACTGCCCATTCTGCTCCAGCTACTCATTCAGAAGAAGCATGGGGTAAGACAAAGCACCAAAGTGCTGCGCTCTGACCACTTATACTTTAATCCAGCAACTCCTCTGGCTACTGAGATTTCACCAGGCACTGCAAACACACCTTTAAGTATATATTTACAATCCTAAAAGGACCAGAAGCTTGCtttatgaaaaacaaaaaatgagaTCTCTGGGAAGCTGAATTCTGGGCTCAACATCACATTCTGTGCTTTTTCTGGAATCATAGCCCCAACTCTGCTTTTAATGGAGATTTGTaacatttccacacacacccaaaaaatagAACTTTAAGAGATAcagcttttgggttttttttactggGGCAGGTATGTTCCAAAAAACAGCAGAGTTCTCTTGTGCTTGCTGAAGACAGGAAACCGCAGTGTGTTGGGAAAGGCATGAAGATTTGTGGATGGTGAGCAGATTGTTTTCGATTACAAAAGCTACAGATTTCAGAAGCTTGGCTATTCTACCCGTTGAAATGACCTTGACCTGCTTCTACTGTCTGCACCCTGCTAATTATTAAAGGCCCATCACAATAGCACACAACAGCACTACCGATATGGAAGAATTTCTACTTAGTGCCTTTCCCATTACAGACCTCTCCTTTGCAAAGGATGTGTCCAGAGTTTTTAATACACTTTTATATGCTAAAAACAAGAAAACTGGAATTCTGCACTCAGGCAACCCAAATTCTGCAACCTGCTTGAATTATGCAGATTTAGTAAGTTACCTAATTTCTCTAACTCCGAGTAATTTATTCTGGCTTTGTTAATCATAGAGAGGGACAACTAGTGAAGCAGAGCACCCAAACCCCACCATTGGGAAATCTCATGCACAGACCCTTCTGGCTGCTTCCTTTTCAGCAGACTTGGCTCAcacttttcaaaaaataaataaaaaatatggggTTTTTAGAAAGCAAAGTTCTGCAATGAATTTCCTTGTGGAATCGCAGCACGTGTGCCAACACATGTCTTGTGATGACTCCCTCCTCCCCAAGTCAAAGCAGAAGATGTGAAAAGCAGAACTCTTCCTTCTCATGCACAAAGCAACAATCCTCCAGTTTGGTTTAAAATCATGCCCCATTTTCATCTGTTCACAGCCTGGGGGACAAACTCTCCTCCTCTCTCACCTCTTGACATCACCATGAATAAGGCTAGGAGAATCGCTGTGCAGGAATTGAATGGCTCTGGCAGTGCCCACTGCTATATGCAGCCGCTGGGCCCAGGAGAGGCAGGGACCACTctgaaaaacaaaaatcaaaacagtAACAGATCAGCAAATGATGCCACCTTCTGAAGAACCCCTGGATAAAATACTGAGAAGAAGAATAGAAGTTCAGGTGAGTACCTGTCTGCGCAAGTGGTCCTCCAAGGAGCCCTGAGGTAGGAAGACGTAGACAAGGCAGAAATGCCCCTGCTCAGCACAGTAACCAGCAAACTCCACAATGTTGGGATGGCGGAACCTGGGATACACAAGGGGCAGCGTTAAGCAGAAGCAGCTCAAGCTCCTCCCTATGTCCcaccaacaaacaaacagcaagccTCATGCACAATCCCTGTTCCTGAAACCCCACCCAATAACCTTCCAATTCATAGTTTTCAGGTCTCACCGGGAAAGTTTTTCCACCTCTGTGACAAAGCTGTTCTTTATTACAGTCCAATCCAATTCTGCTTCCTGTCAGTCAGAttagagggggggggggtgagaatagATAAAGATGATCAGTATCACCACTAGGAGCACACCTTCCTTCAGAAGAACTGGCAAGGCCACACTGGGAGGCTGAAATCAAAGCATGTGGGGTGGGAATGAAAGAGGACTGAGGTGGCTCCCTTCCAACCCCCCCACAACCAAGCACAGACACAAGGAGATGAGGAGTCACCCCCCCAAGGGTCCCACGAGCTCTGCTGCCAGGGCACTCCAAAGACTCAAGCTGCTAGAAGGTCCTTCAGTCAGAAATGCTGGGAATTTGAGCTGAGACCTTACATGAGCAAAGCGAATGCTAACTGATTCATCCTTCCATTGACCAGATGGAAGAGAGGCAGGAAGGCTGTGGAAGGCAGCCCCTCCCAACCTAGTGTCCTCCATATGCCGTTGGGCTACAGCTTCCACCCGCCCCATCCAGTGTGGACAGGAGTCAAGGGagttcaaaacatcaggaggaTACCAGGATGGTGGAAGGGAATGCAAAGTAAAATGGTCAGGCCCCCAGCCCAGTACTCTTTGGTTATACCTCTTTGAGCCGTTTGACAGCATAGACAGTGTTGCGCAGTCGGGCTTGGTAGACGCAGCCAAAGCCACCTTCTCCAATTTTCAGGGTCTCTGAGAAGTCTCCTGTGGCTTCACGCAGCTCCTTCAGCTGCCACTCAAAGGGGCAGGCAGGGGACAGAGAGTCAAGGCTCTGGAATTGGGAAGACAGAGAGGAATGAGCTTGAAAAGGGCAGCAGCCCACCTCAACATGTGCTCCTCAAGACAGTCAAGTTCCATTAGCTGCATGGAAGGAGGGCTTCAGATTCCAGCTCCTTGAGGTCTTGCTGCTGGCAGTGAGTTGCTGGAGAGAAGCAATTATCCAGGATCAGCCAGAAGTGACAATGCTGAAAGGatgcagaaagagaaaggaagggtgCAGAGTACAAGCAGGAGGGGGGTCAGAAGAGGGCTTAAACAGTAAGGGGAAAGAAAAAGCCACCATCCCAAAAAATGGCAGGAGGGACGGCAGGTACACAATGGGGAACTAAGCAGTACAAAAATATGACTGAGGAAGAAACAGGtacttatttattgaatttgtatcttgactttccaaaggagcccaggcagCCCCATAACTGTGACAGACACTACCTGCTTTTACATATCTCGTAAAAGAATATGCGTGTTacaaaccatgaggactagaagtaTTAACAGTAGACAAATGCTCAAGGGCTAGATACTTAGTTCCATCATTCAGTAGCCCAGCCTACACCACCCTGGCCACCAGGCAGCTTTCCTTATGTTTTCCTGCACATCTAATTCCCACCATCCAACCCCCCTCACCACATACACAGTCAGAGCCCAACTGTTCCATCAGGCAGCAGCAGAATTAGGTCCATACCTGTTC
This portion of the Podarcis raffonei isolate rPodRaf1 chromosome 17, rPodRaf1.pri, whole genome shotgun sequence genome encodes:
- the IRAK1 gene encoding interleukin-1 receptor-associated kinase 1 isoform X2 translates to MAAPGASRFLYELPAAVMCKFHEVMDALGRAEWERFASRIVRDQVELRLYEKMDGRTQHLMWAWMNRNASVGDLLQILDDLELYLPRDVITSWHPPPPPAKPSALSSHFPYASPEPPPSLPEPPPAAPAPDPGSHGSSRARESIWEPHKQAPSPAPEPSCPPLSLPGPPSSSHLNSVGQRNPPLPPTRLDEQSLDSLSPACPFEWQLKELREATGDFSETLKIGEGGFGCVYQARLRNTVYAVKRLKEEAELDWTVIKNSFVTEVEKLSRFRHPNIVEFAGYCAEQGHFCLVYVFLPQGSLEDHLRRQSGPCLSWAQRLHIAVGTARAIQFLHSDSPSLIHGDVKSSNILLDAALTPRLADFGLARFSRRPKQGGLSSSLGRTQTVRGTLAYLPPEYVRTGMLSTAIDVFSFGVVLLEILTGRRSMELDSRGHSKYLKDLLNEEEEEQEAQLSSATTSSSLSQVAQLGTHLYQKHADPRAGPCPEQLGTALGSLACRCLHPRAKHRPPMTEVYRELERLQLLLCKESFPTLQPLRQLHAPQEDSYTSRPLNQPEESDESLEGSLRLLSYRSVPRGNISAGQLDHLAEPPREPEESDEFEG
- the IRAK1 gene encoding interleukin-1 receptor-associated kinase 1 isoform X1; this translates as MAAPGASRFLYELPAAVMCKFHEVMDALGRAEWERFASRIVRDQVELRLYEKMDGRTQHLMWAWMNRNASVGDLLQILDDLELYLPRDVITSWHPPPPPAKPSALSSHFPYASPEPPPSLPEPPPAAPAPDPGSHGSSRARESIWEPHKQAPSPAPEPSCPPLSLPGPPSSSHLNSVGQRNPPLPPTRLDEQSLDSLSPACPFEWQLKELREATGDFSETLKIGEGGFGCVYQARLRNTVYAVKRLKEEAELDWTVIKNSFVTEVEKLSRFRHPNIVEFAGYCAEQGHFCLVYVFLPQGSLEDHLRRQSGPCLSWAQRLHIAVGTARAIQFLHSDSPSLIHGDVKSSNILLDAALTPRLADFGLARFSRRPKQGGLSSSLGRTQTVRGTLAYLPPEYVRTGMLSTAIDVFSFGVVLLEILTGRRSMELDSRGHSKYLKDLLNEEEEEQEAQLSSATTSSSLSQVAQLGTHLYQKHADPRAGPCPEQLGTALGSLACRCLHPRAKHRPPMTEVYRELERLQLLLCKESFPTLQPLRQLHAPQEDSYTSRPLNQPEESDESLEGSLRLLSYRSVPRGNISAGQLGDSAPQIVINPARRRMMERLALYRDGELSSLDVLASTVSGEDHLAEPPREPEESDEFEG